A single genomic interval of Methylocystis sp. IM3 harbors:
- a CDS encoding LptF/LptG family permease produces the protein MPRLLFSYLLKRVGLSVLIVQLALSVPVVLSYLLYQLPPAAVRGGLVWPALVGVTPTVAFVTLPMAIGVASALEFSRMASEGMIAVLYALRLSPWAICRPALSLASGIVVLGYLLANFIAPHYSSNMQDVLNVVRNSLNHRMLDAAHFYTFSSGGKTLYIERWITPDIAANLYLRQISLEKMQEETITAARAEFRRNEAGVIIALSNGSIQTRSVNSSEVRIAKFDEYAMALPMQGSGSLPERGWRGVYELSALDFLANRATAKGDHRQYGEWMAEAAKRFGVPSLAVAHTLLAIALTLAFGNITGRRGASGSLPIIAVPAAHIVYLVALESLLRVSAWFAILLLALLVLEIGVSLWLIARLSYSPRPRLTTGAAPPGYAAPLA, from the coding sequence ATGCCCCGCCTGCTGTTTTCCTATCTATTGAAGCGCGTGGGCCTATCGGTCCTCATCGTGCAGCTCGCGCTCTCGGTTCCTGTCGTCCTGTCCTATCTCCTCTATCAACTGCCCCCGGCCGCCGTGCGCGGCGGGCTCGTTTGGCCCGCCCTCGTCGGCGTGACGCCGACGGTGGCTTTCGTCACCCTGCCCATGGCCATCGGCGTCGCCTCCGCGCTCGAATTTTCGCGCATGGCGAGCGAGGGCATGATCGCCGTGCTCTACGCCTTGCGCCTGTCGCCCTGGGCGATCTGCCGGCCGGCGCTGAGCCTTGCGTCGGGCATCGTGGTTCTGGGCTATCTTCTCGCAAACTTCATCGCGCCGCATTATTCGAGCAACATGCAGGACGTGCTCAACGTCGTGCGCAATTCGCTGAACCACCGCATGCTCGACGCGGCGCATTTCTACACTTTCTCCTCGGGCGGCAAGACCCTCTACATCGAGCGCTGGATCACCCCCGATATCGCCGCCAATCTCTATCTGCGGCAGATTTCACTTGAAAAGATGCAGGAGGAAACCATCACCGCCGCCCGCGCGGAGTTCCGCCGCAACGAGGCTGGCGTCATCATCGCGCTCTCGAACGGCAGCATCCAGACGCGCTCCGTCAACAGCAGCGAAGTGCGGATCGCCAAATTCGACGAATACGCCATGGCGCTGCCGATGCAGGGCAGCGGCTCCCTTCCGGAGCGCGGCTGGCGCGGCGTCTATGAACTCTCCGCGCTAGACTTCCTGGCCAATCGCGCGACCGCCAAAGGCGATCACCGCCAGTATGGCGAGTGGATGGCGGAAGCGGCCAAGCGTTTCGGCGTGCCGTCGCTCGCCGTCGCCCATACGCTTCTGGCCATCGCGCTGACGCTCGCCTTCGGCAATATCACGGGCCGGCGCGGCGCATCGGGCAGCCTGCCCATCATCGCTGTCCCGGCGGCGCATATCGTCTATCTCGTGGCGCTTGAATCGCTGCTGCGCGTGAGCGCCTGGTTCGCGATTCTGCTCCTGGCGTTGCTGGTTCTGGAAATCGGCGTTTCCTTGTGGCTCATCGCGCGATTGAGCTACAGCCCCAGACCGAGGCTCACGACAGGGGCCGCGCCCCCCGGCTACGCCGCGCCCCTGGCATGA